One Glycine max cultivar Williams 82 chromosome 8, Glycine_max_v4.0, whole genome shotgun sequence genomic window, atCCAAAGCATAAGTTCTCAAGCGTGCAATAGAGCGTCCTCTCAACTTGTGGGGGTTTCCTTCTAGTTGTCGTCTGTGAAAATATGATAGGTGTTGTTGACCTACAACTCATATTGCTTGACAGAGAGACTGCAGGAATATGTTGAGTCTTTCGGGTGGTTGTCTTTGCGCCAGCATCTGCATCTTTTGTTGGAGATGCTACATGGTTGGTTAACTCAGGTTCAGAGATGTCCAACTTATTACTTGATAAAGAAGGCGGAGAAACCCTTTTGCTCATAATCCTTTTGAGAGATGATGCAGCAATTTCTGTGGCACTCCTTCGACCAGAACTAGAAGAACTTCTCGATAGAGAGGTTGGTGTCGTGCATCGCCTGCTTCCGTGCCTTGACATAGGCCTTGATTTTGGCGTTGGCGTTTTAGATCTTCTGCTTGCAGCCCTTGAAAATAACTTAGGACTCCAATTGTCTTGATCCACTCTTTTATTATCACTCTCCTCAAACCTTGGGGGTGTTGTTGGCTCCTGCATGCATCAAAGATCATCATCAGAATGACAATAATATCTGATAACATCATATGATGCATATATATTGTAACTTTATATGAATCCATATgcatgattatttattttcattaactcAAAACTATATAATATGTAGCAATGTCTGTTATATGTGTTGTTTGAGAAAATTATGTTGAGGAGGAGCTAGTATGCACAATATTGCACACatttttaagattattaattACCTCGGGGGTTTTCTTGTCATGATGGTTCCGTTTGGATACAAGCGATTTGTAAGCCTTGCTAACATCTTTCAAGGATTTGTTTTTTGGAATCTTAAAGAGGTTGTGCAAATCCAATGGTTGAGAACGTGGGTGATCTCCCATTGGACTTGAGGAGCAGAGATTAAAGGtaagaaaaagaagatataTTGTAAACAGGGATGAAGAAATTAAAGACAAGAGGGGGAAGAGGAAGACAAGAGTTTGGTGGAAAAGGAAACAAAGGTGAAGAAAGTTTGGAACAGGCACGTTTCATTGTGTTATTGTTTTCATGTTACGTGGACTTTACCCTATATTTAGTGTGGTGAGACGTGATAATCTCTATTCCAAAACACGTACAACTTGTGCTAAACGAACGAAACTAATTGTAATTAGAATGCTTCTTACGGTTGTTATCAACACACCAATCATTTTAGTCTTATATGTTCATTAATTTGGCCGATTTAGCTAGAAATTTTAGATGGTGGATAAAATAATGTatgcaacaacaaaatttgttcaaaatatagaaaaattgaATGAATATTAAAACTTCAATAGTCTCACGGTACGTAGAAACACACGCACaacataatcaatattttgaaagaaattgcATATATACTagcttttcaattttatttacttaatcATTTAGGCGACAATACCATACCATACTGCAAGGTTATATACTACTTCTagtctttttttataagaaatataatataaaatatactatTACTTAATTATCTAGCTCTTTAAAAAATACTGAAGGTGTAGTATTCTTAATTTATTCCAAGATTAGTCTCCAAGTATTGTCACATACTGTAATATTGTTcagcaaaaagaaaatataatttatattgaaaaaCCACCATATATAATGTCATGGGGATATGATTATCACCCCAAAATGTGATACTTATATTGAAAAGCAAAATACGGGTGGGCTTTGAATGCTGGCAGTCCTAGCATATTGAAAGTGCCTTCATTCTAtcatttttatccataaaaacaAATCCCAAACTGCAAGAGAAACACACAAATAGTCGAACTATGTAATTCAAAAATGGAGAAATGATCATGAAGTACAAAAGGTGGAGCAGCACATTGGCCCTTCATTTAGAGATTTGAATCCCCTTCTTCCACGATTTCAGCAGCTGGGACAGGACCAGGAGAAGCATCACCTTCATCATCTGCAACTGCAGCAGGGAGGCCACTGCCTGTACCCTTCACTATCTTAAGATATTGAATGCCACAAGCATTGCACAAAGTCtgcagaaaatatatatatatatatatatataaaagattagtTGAATGgctaagagaagaaaaaaaaaagatgacaaATTCAATTTTCCTACTCACAAAAACTTAACCATTAACATTTATCgatcaaagaaaaaagtctgcaaaaaaataatactaaaacaAACTCATTGGTCTTCAATTAACCATGCATGCTCATTCATATGTTGAATGAGctttaaaattgtatttgtaTCCAATAACACTTGCATGTATGAATATCacataaaaaagtttaattttcatatgttaTCATTTACATTCTCAGTTAATCAAAAATAAGTAAACTGcaattttaatccttaaaagtatataaaaaatgtaatccGCGCCAATTACATTAGTCCaaaaaaatttttttaaaaagagcgTGACATACATTATAATATTAACATGtgtttagagactaaaatgacATTAAACAGTTGAGTTTAGGGACTTAtataaaataactgaaaattgTAGggggttttaaaaaaatcttaatttcaggaattaatgggACAATGCTATATTTCTAAAAACTAAAACGATAAATTTGATCTTAAAggagttattataaaagtaaactAGGTGTGGATATGTAAATAGACGGCAGGatcaattctaattaaattctatatAAAAAACAGATAACAAACCGGGTTTGGTCAGATATACATACATTACCAAAAAAGACAGACATACATACATGTATTGATGTTACATATTCACTATTTACCTTTGGTCCCAGAGGTCCCTTGCGCCACAAGGGAGTTCTTCTTGTTTTACAATAAGTATTTGTGCAGAGTCTATCTGGATCAGTACTCGGCTTACATTCTACACTGCGACGGCGGCGACGACGACGGTATTGTGAGATTCTTCCTGGTGCAAAGGAGACAGAGGTAACTCCCTTAGCAGCAGAATTTGCTTGAATAGTTGTGTCCCCGTTATTTGCAATTTCATCCTGAATGTTCATGTTCTGTTCACAATCATACTTTGGCTTAGTTCTCAATAATGTTATTTTGTACATGATTGTTAGTTTGTTAAGGTATCATTTGGTAACAGTATATCAAAAGTTGTTGACAAACATGATTCAACacttagattctttaactaaTGTCTAAGATTTGATTCTGATTTGGGCATGAAGTGACAAATGAAAGATGGTAAGATACACTTCCTAGttatatcaagaaaaaaaattggtaacGGTATCTATGTGACATTGTGATGAGAATAATGGAAGCTATCTTTGACATTTTtagatcaattatttttattaattaaagaaattttgttACTTGGATTTATGATAAACCTAGCTACATATACAATCATTGCTAGGACTTACTTCAATGCAATTTTGAGAAGCCGGCTGAGTATTCATGAGAATGGGCGATGAAAGTTTGTCTTCAGCATTCACATCAAACTCCTCCACATATGAAATGTTCAAGTCAAAGTCACGAACCAGCTTTGCATTGGGTGCTTCATTAGTCTTTCCAGAATCCATACTCTTGTTGACTCCTATAAGTGATGATAAGGAAAGGGAAATTTTTCAACAGATCAGCTATTGGTAACCTATGCAagagtttttaaaagaaatgaatATTTGAGAAGTTTAGTAAGAACAAATAGATAAGGAATCTTTATTTTTAGATTGATGAATAAGGATGGAATCAAATGAAATGATAATATGCTTAGTTAATTACATTGTTTGAGTTGTTTAAAATAGAATGAAATTGGATGGACAAAATTTTTCATGTAAAATGCATTTCATTCCATTTTAtctatattcttttttctttcctcccTAAAATACAAGAGAAATGGAGAATGATTATCTATAATTCATAGACAGGCACCTTGAAATTATCTTAAATTACACATCTTTGAATGTCTAATTAATAtgcatgaataaaattatataattcaacaaatttattaaattcataaacGAATAAGTGTCTAATAATTATTCTGAGTAAATGAATCTCAGTTTGTATTGTAATAGCTTAACTACACAATTTATATGTTCACTGGTACTAGAAAACCTCACTTGTCTAAAGTGTGGGTGTATTTAAGAAGTAGAGTGTGAGCTACAAGCGCtgactgaaaaagaaaaaataattttgagattctgatcaaacatatacacatgtatatcaaaatttgaaattactaCAGTCACAGTGATAATTCTGTATTTTATCATTGTACCCCTCATGTTCAACACAGCTATGCTGACATGAAAGTTGTCGAGAGAAAcggaaaacaaaattgttttataaattgatATCTGGGCAAAGATACAGAGTTATTGATAGatacataataagaaaaatgaaatccatcatattcaaaataaaaataattgatgagATCATTACAAATACAACATCAAATCAGAGATATATAGATCATGAATTTGATGTATTTCTTCATACAATACAAATAGTAAATGATAAATGAACAATCGTATGATTTATCGAAAGCATAATGTTATATCTTTTTACAAATCGATCATActatcttataaaataaaaaaaatataagcattTAGTGTCTTAAAATTATAGAATACATTATTCAATAGTTATAACTCAAAATGAAGTAAAATGATAGTATTGTAAGATTTgaaattattcatataaaagTTGTTTATAAATATCTTCCAATAATCGAAAAAAAATAGTGACAATGACTTGTCCTAAGCTGGATTATTTGTAGTCGGtaataacatacaaatgatgCAATCAATAACTTGTAAACCTTGAATTAacaaaaatcaaactaataaatcaaatttgaaaCACAGTTCAATTTTCACTCAACCATTGCAAAATATTGGCTGTGTATACTTGTTATAAGTTTCAACTACATTGAATCTTTTTCCATCCTAAACCTAGTCAAAGAATCAAGGGTGAAGTGAAGAATTATGATCACTATCATGAATGCAAACAAACACTGAATGATATAATTAAAGATTCAGATTTAAGAGAAACTTACAATAGACCAGATTGTAAAATCAAACCTTTTTTCCGATAAAGATATGAAAATGAGATTGATATTGAGAATGAAAGAATTTTTTCCAATGAACAGAGTGAATGCCTTTCTTTCcccaaaaaaagaatgaaacggttttatttatgataaaaatttatgaaagaTAATTAATGCATATATGAAAGATATAACAATTATCTTATATATTACAtggatattaaataatatagataaaatataaagtaaaaattaaaaacaacattaattatttaagctGGCAAGAGCATTATTTTATAAGTAGTTTTTATGAGTTTTCAAAATCGAACCAAATAttaagggggtgtttggtttggttgttttctgttttcattttcactgaaagtagaaaatgatgataaagatgtgtttggttggatttctgaaaacattttcagtgaaaatgaaaacaggaaacaaccagaaaatgaaaacaacaaaatctcattttcagtgtttttaattgaaaacagaaacttcatttcgggtaaaatgaaattgcggtgacaattaatgtaattttaagcaaatctaaaaatacaaaaagataagaagtcaatatatttaaattttcagtatttttatttaatgaaaacaacaaacaagaagtcaaatcaaacatgttttcCGATAAGAAGTCAATATAGTGAAGAATTATGATCACTATCATGAATGCAAACAAACACTGAATGATACAATTAAAGATCCAGATTTAAGAGAAACTTACAATAGACCAGATTGTAAAATCAAACCTTTTTTCCGATAAAGATATGAAAATGAGATTGATATTGAGAATGAAAGAATTTTTTCCAATGAATAGAGTGAATGccttttttttcccaaaaaaagaatgaaacagttttatttatgataagAATTTATGAAAGGCAATTAATGCATATATGAAAGATATAGCAATTATCCTATATATTACATGGgtattaaataatatagataaaatataaagtaaaaattaaaaacaatattaattatttaagctGGCAAGAGCATTATTTTATAAGTAGTTTTTATGAGTTTTCAAAATCGAACCAGATAttaagggggtgtttggtttggttatttctgttttcattttcactgaaagtagaaaatgatgatgaagatgtgtttggttgaatttctgtaaacattttcagtgaaaatgaaaacaggaaacaaccagaaaatgaaaacaataaaattttattttcagtgtttttagtTGAAAACAGAAACTTCATTTCGGGTAAAATGAAGTTGTGGTGACAATGAAtctaattttaagcaaatctaaaaatacaaaaagataagaagtcaatatatttaaattttcagtatttttatttttttaaaacaacaaataagaagtcaaatcaaacatgttttcagaattttaatattttgaaaatgaaaacatgaaataaaaacaaaaaataaaaatgcaaactaAACACACCCTAAGAGAGTTAAACTCAgttgattgaataaaatatgtgaGCGTTATAATGTGTCAAATTTCTAtggataaaaaaactaaaatcaaatctTTTTAAGCAGCtaaattgaatagaaaaaaatcaaagcaaaaaacaaaaaaaatatatttttgtttggttCGATTTTTTTGGTTCCTATATATTGGAACCAAACCAAATCTCATATTTTACAAATAGATTTTTGTTCTATATTCTAGTATAAAATCGTATAATCTTTAATTATGAATTGACTTAATAgttatgaattttaatcttgactcaatcaaaataataaattagtggTTCAATCAGTGGACAGATCATTGACTCAATTTGatttgatatatattaaaaatttaaaattatatatgtatctattatgtataaataaataattaagaaaaatttattcatattccaaaatttaaaataaaaattgataacaatgaaacaacataataaaaatggttttttttttgtaaaaccaACCCGACCAATTAGACCATCGGATCTCGATTGAACCAATCCAACTAAGCGGACCAATTTCCTAACTATGATTAAAGTCAATTACGATGGAGTTGTCTTCAAAGTCGGTGGACGGGGTTTGCTTAATCCCTTCAAGTGTGTTGTGCTCTTCAGGCGGCATTTTCTTTTGTAGGCGTCCGTTGGATAAAGGCTTTCATCAAATTTTGGGTTAAATCAGATAATATCATCCATGCTATCTCAGGATATCTCTTGGTAGGGTCgtgcaacatttttttatggctTTGTTGTTTTATTGCTTATCTtatataaatgttaattttaaggCTTCATAATGATTCAATTAGTTATTAGATTTCatattgtgttaattttttttgctagtatttaagttatttttaaaattatagaaaataattaaaaattacaaaatccaTCTGAACCAAACTGGAAAAAAAACAGTTTAGTTTAATTCGGTTTTAATATTACTCTCAAATTAatctaaatcaaatcaatctaAATTAAAccccatatttttttatatttggtttgaatgattttttattttaaaaaaattgataccaAACCGAACACCTCTGGTGATTTacgaaaattttattatattatatctaattttgttgaaggaatttgggtattgattaaaaaataaaagaataaaatttattgtaattaaataaataactaaaaaaatattttggttttatatgaaaatttatataacGTATATGATAAAGATATATAGctatgcaaaaaagaaaatatcaacaaagattaaatatttcacttttaagattaagaattaaaatttgctaGGTAaggatgaataaaaaaattgaagatttaTAATGGAGTGAACATATAATGTGTTTGAATATtgataattcaaaatattttttcatttggcTAAATGTGCCAAACATGCTGTCCTTTTAAAATATGAAGGGCTTAcaatatttttcttacaaaacaCGAAGGGCCTTGCATGTAGTATTCATGCTTTATCttgattataaattaaataatttctctgccttcctttttttctcattttctgatagtaaaaaaaaaaaaatcaatcaaattgaagtatttaaatCCTAAAAACTCAATGGGTTTAGAGAATTGGCTGCAACGCCTTAATTAAGACAGGTCttcttggattttctttttttattttttattttaggtacGGGTCTTCTAGGAATTTATTGTATAATCATTATGCCTTTTCTACTTTATATCCTATATAATATAATGATCACTCTAATGAATTTAAGTCCTCACTTTTTAtcctttaattaaattagttattttctttagttaattgttttttcaaagaaaaaatttgaataattctATACCTAGAAGACCGATCCATCAACTAAAGTTGCAAATCccctcagaaaaaaaaaaaaaaaactaaagttgCAATAAAGGAGACAAATTCGCTAAAGAATTACGCAAATCCTTAAAAATCTCTGTATGTATTGCATACATTTTTTGAATTGCGACTAAAAGTAAGGAATAAATTTTTGTACAActacttattttaatattagtgTGACTTCtgtgaaaaaaaacaaaatatgtatCTATCACTACTCACTACCAAATCAGATATAATATAtgcactatatatatattatttacaactaaatatttgatatatcaGAAAAAGTAAGTCAACTAAATAATCCTTCaggaatcaattttttaatcttgtttTAGTGGGAATTTTTTTGGAATGATTGcgctgttttgtttttctttctgtttaaaaaattatgtagtCTAATCCTTCCCATTTGAATGAGACGGACAATATAAATATCCAGCATATTTCTCTTTTGTATATCTGTATCTTACAAAAGTTATATAGCTTTTACAAATAACCATTGATTAATCAGTCATAAATAGACTGGGcatttattagttgtttattacTCCTTCTATTTCAAAACAAGTTGCGTTTTGCGAAACAAAAACTCATTACGTTTTTTAAGTTcttaatgaaatattaatttattttttattccaactttatctcaaataaataatcaaaacatgATGATTTATGAATACTCTATGAACCAATTTTTCagcaatcaataaaaataatttaaaaaagttatttcacTCATTTGGACATTAAGTTGTTACTGTTTTTCCTAATTAATCGTTGTGAAAAGACTTTAAAGTAACTTATTTTGAAATGGAAGGACTATTATTCCCTTTATAGAACTACAATATTTAAAACACTAGTTACATAGCTTCTACCTTAATTTCATGCATGCCCCTTCTAGATCTATAAACTTTTTATTCAacatatcaatttattttaaggaaaaaaaaaattcaagtacgAATCCAAGTGGCCTTTGTAcgcccatttttttttttcgttttcagGGAAAATGAACAATAGCAgtgaaaacatttttatttttaggggAATTGAAAACGCGGTGGTTCTCAAGGAAATTATAATCACATAtggatttttcaatttttttaccatcTTCATCCTCCTTCCTCTCCTCCTTGAATCAGTCATCTATAAGAACCGCCACGGCTATGTCTCCCTCCTCCTCGAATTCTCTGTATTGACCACCCGATTGGTGAAATGACGAACAACACCCATAAAAATTGGGGAAAATTTTCTGATAGGTACCAACCCAAAATGTTTTTGAGCTTTCCGTCTCaaggtaaatttttttaaaaataactttggcAGAGTTGATGCCGGTGAGATGGAGAGGTGTGCACATTTTCTTAGttgtaaaattttacatttatagGTACAAATCCTAGATTAGTTTACACTTGAAAACCTATTTtccatgaaaaatttaaaaaattgtcgaAGTGAAAAGACAAAACTTTGTCTTCTGTGGGAAGGATAAGTCTTAGTAATTCGATtactttacctcttttttttgtttttcctttttcaaagtGCCAAAATCGTGTGGTGAAAAAACTTGTTAGTATATAAAGGAATTTTTTGTGGGGTAGTgaggagagaaaaaagaaaatttgttgGGAGAGTTGAGATAAAATTtgtcaacaaaaaaatgatGGTCTTGGTATAAAAAGTATTCACTTTTAATCAAGTTCTTTTGGCAAAGTGGAGGTGGGAATTAATGATGAGCAAAAAAGGTTTATGGAGTGAGGTGGTGGAGTCAAAATATGGGGGTGGAGAGGTTTACAACTTGATAgggtaaataaaaaatcttcaatTTGGTAGAGAGATTTGTGTACTGTTTGTGGGGGGCAATCTTCTTTAAAATGGTTCAAAAATTCGGTTGAGTGGAAGGTGGGGGTGGGGAGATAAAATCTTGTTTTGGAGTGATCCTAGGGTGAGTGAGGTGAGTTTGGCTCATAAATATCCTAGACTATTTCTAAACTCTTGCCAGAGGAATACCTAAGAGATGTTGGTGAGTGGTATGGGGTTGAGTGGAAGTGGAACTTGGAGTGGAGGATGGAGTGGTTTGAATGGAAGAAGGTAGATGTTGATAGATTTCATAGGGAGATGAGGGAGATGCAATTATAAACAGCCATTTCGGATTCATGGAGGTGGCTACATCATCAATCTAGTGCA contains:
- the LOC100796293 gene encoding chaperone protein DnaJ; amino-acid sequence: MGDHPRSQPLDLHNLFKIPKNKSLKDVSKAYKSLVSKRNHHDKKTPEEPTTPPRFEESDNKRVDQDNWSPKLFSRAASRRSKTPTPKSRPMSRHGSRRCTTPTSLSRSSSSSGRRSATEIAASSLKRIMSKRVSPPSLSSNKLDISEPELTNHVASPTKDADAGAKTTTRKTQHIPAVSLSSNMSCRSTTPIIFSQTTTRRKPPQVERTLYCTLENLCFGCKKNVKVTRDAIKFPGVIIQEEEILKIEVKPGWRKGTKITFEGVGDEKPGYLPADIVFLIDEKKHPLFRREGIDLEIGVEIPLVDALTGCFISIPLLGGENMGLSFENDVIYPGYEKVIKGQGMPDPKNNGIRGDLLVRFLIEFPRELSEERRKEAASILQDCC